The following coding sequences are from one Paenibacillus sp. JDR-2 window:
- the mutS gene encoding DNA mismatch repair protein MutS, giving the protein MAGYTPMIQQYLAIKEQAKDAFLFFRLGDFYEMFFDDAINASRELEITLTGREGGMSEKIPMCGVPYHSAENYIARLVEKGFKVAVCEQVEDPSAAKGVVRREIVRVITPGTVMESKSLADKSNNFIVSVGSVSTAAIGMAACDLSTGELYATSLAFNIDTLIDEINVYQPAEIVGDENLLAQLKEQAVWNRPVLLTSRKPMAEDKLREQFEASQLEVLNETRYRAVSLLTGYLDETQKRSLGHVRTIRAYEPNQYMILDHYTRRNLELTETVRDRSKKGSLLWLLDRTQTSMGARLLRRWIDKPLLNRSKIEERYEAVDALYRNLIARDDIRSELNHVYDLERLVGRVAFGSANGRDMNALRSSIRRTPQLVELARQAGSERLRQLVDGLDDCSDLADLIETVIVDEPPVSIREGGLIRAGYDDYLDQLREASTNGKKWLAELERREREATGIKTIKIGFNKVFGYYLEVSKGALGLLPEGRYERKQTLANAERFVTPELKEKERLILEAEDKMVDLEYARFIELRDHLALQLHRLQRLAEVVAELDVYQSLATVSAERRFVRPVITDQYNLVIEEGRHPVVEAVMDGVPFINNATSLRQEEQSMLLITGPNMAGKSTYMRQVALICIMAQIGCFVPAKTAEIPMIDRIFTRIGAADDLIGGQSTFMVEMKDIQLMTEKATASSLVIIDELGRGTSTSEGMSIAQAVIEFVHHHIGCKALVSTHFHELSHLEASLPKLANACMAVQESGDHVTFLRKLIPGAASTSYGIYCARLAGLPNSIIDRAYVLLEHLEEEASEKLPAGTAIASASMAAEAPAVPSYDVVPESGLVFKETAAAVQLSIFDDPAAPAVQPVQEQGRRKASPKAEQLADQLRKLDLFNMTPMQAMQWLNEMKQKLND; this is encoded by the coding sequence GTGGCTGGTTATACCCCGATGATTCAACAATATCTCGCAATTAAGGAGCAAGCGAAAGACGCGTTCCTTTTCTTCCGTCTCGGCGATTTCTACGAGATGTTTTTTGACGATGCTATAAATGCTTCGCGCGAGCTTGAAATTACATTAACGGGCAGAGAGGGCGGCATGTCGGAGAAAATTCCGATGTGCGGCGTCCCTTATCATTCTGCGGAAAACTATATTGCAAGGCTTGTAGAAAAAGGCTTCAAGGTTGCGGTCTGCGAGCAGGTGGAAGACCCGAGTGCGGCCAAAGGCGTTGTACGCAGGGAAATCGTCCGCGTAATTACGCCGGGTACCGTCATGGAATCGAAGTCGCTTGCGGACAAATCCAACAACTTTATCGTTTCCGTCGGTTCGGTCTCTACGGCTGCAATTGGCATGGCAGCCTGCGACTTGTCGACCGGCGAGTTGTACGCGACTTCGCTCGCTTTCAATATTGATACGTTAATTGATGAAATCAACGTCTATCAGCCTGCAGAAATCGTTGGCGACGAAAATCTGCTGGCACAGCTCAAGGAGCAGGCGGTATGGAACCGTCCCGTGCTTCTGACTAGCCGCAAGCCTATGGCTGAGGACAAGCTTCGCGAGCAGTTTGAAGCGTCGCAGCTGGAAGTACTGAACGAAACGCGTTACCGCGCGGTTAGCCTCTTGACCGGTTATCTGGATGAGACGCAGAAACGCTCCCTTGGCCATGTCCGTACAATCCGCGCTTATGAGCCGAATCAATATATGATTCTGGACCATTACACGCGCCGCAATCTCGAGTTGACCGAGACGGTCCGCGACCGGAGCAAAAAAGGTTCTCTTCTGTGGCTGCTCGACCGGACCCAAACGTCGATGGGGGCAAGGCTGCTTAGACGCTGGATCGACAAGCCGCTTCTTAACCGTTCGAAGATTGAAGAACGGTACGAAGCCGTTGATGCACTCTACCGGAATTTGATTGCCCGCGACGATATCCGTTCGGAGCTGAACCATGTTTACGATCTCGAACGGCTTGTTGGCCGGGTCGCTTTCGGCAGTGCGAACGGCAGGGATATGAACGCGCTGAGAAGCTCCATCCGCCGCACGCCGCAGCTCGTCGAGCTGGCGCGTCAAGCCGGGTCTGAGCGGCTTCGCCAGCTTGTTGACGGTCTGGATGACTGCTCCGATCTAGCCGATCTGATCGAGACGGTTATCGTGGACGAGCCTCCCGTTTCTATACGGGAAGGCGGATTAATCCGGGCCGGTTACGACGATTACCTAGATCAGCTTCGAGAAGCCAGCACGAACGGCAAGAAATGGCTTGCCGAGCTGGAGCGCCGGGAACGCGAAGCAACCGGCATCAAAACGATTAAAATCGGCTTTAACAAAGTGTTCGGTTATTATCTCGAGGTATCCAAAGGCGCCTTGGGCTTGCTGCCCGAAGGACGTTACGAACGGAAGCAGACGCTGGCGAACGCGGAACGCTTCGTAACGCCGGAGCTGAAGGAGAAGGAACGGCTTATTCTCGAAGCCGAGGACAAGATGGTTGATCTGGAGTACGCTCGCTTTATCGAGCTGCGGGATCATCTTGCCCTGCAGCTTCATCGTCTGCAGCGTTTGGCCGAGGTTGTGGCGGAGCTTGACGTCTATCAGTCGCTCGCTACGGTCAGCGCGGAGAGAAGATTTGTCCGTCCGGTTATAACCGATCAATACAATCTGGTTATTGAGGAAGGACGTCATCCGGTAGTCGAGGCGGTAATGGATGGCGTACCGTTTATCAATAATGCCACTTCGCTTCGCCAAGAGGAGCAGTCGATGCTGCTCATTACCGGCCCGAATATGGCGGGTAAGAGCACCTATATGCGCCAGGTAGCCTTGATTTGCATCATGGCGCAGATCGGCTGCTTTGTGCCGGCAAAGACGGCGGAAATTCCAATGATCGACCGCATCTTTACACGAATTGGCGCAGCCGATGATCTCATCGGCGGTCAAAGCACCTTTATGGTCGAGATGAAGGATATTCAGCTAATGACGGAAAAGGCGACGGCTAGCAGTCTCGTTATCATTGACGAGCTTGGCCGCGGCACGTCAACTAGCGAAGGGATGTCTATCGCTCAGGCGGTCATCGAGTTCGTCCATCACCATATCGGCTGTAAAGCGCTTGTGTCTACGCATTTCCATGAGTTGTCGCATTTGGAGGCTTCTCTTCCAAAGCTGGCGAATGCCTGCATGGCCGTACAGGAAAGCGGCGATCATGTGACCTTCCTGCGCAAGCTGATTCCCGGAGCGGCAAGCACAAGCTACGGGATTTATTGCGCAAGACTGGCGGGGCTTCCGAATTCCATTATTGACCGGGCTTATGTACTGCTTGAGCATTTGGAGGAAGAAGCTTCGGAGAAGCTGCCGGCAGGCACTGCCATTGCTTCCGCAAGTATGGCGGCTGAAGCTCCGGCAGTTCCGTCTTACGACGTTGTTCCCGAATCCGGGCTGGTATTTAAAGAAACGGCGGCCGCTGTTCAGCTCTCCATCTTTGACGATCCGGCAGCGCCGGCTGTACAGCCGGTTCAGGAGCAAGGGCGCCGCAAAGCCTCGCCGAAGGCCGAGCAGCTCGCGGACCAGCTCCGTAAGCTGGACTTGTTTAATATGACGCCAATGCAAGCGATGCAATGGCTGAATGAAATGAAGCAGAAGCTGAACGATTAG
- the mutL gene encoding DNA mismatch repair endonuclease MutL, which produces MGKIQVLDEQLANQIAAGEVVERPASVIKELVENAIDAGSSVIDITIEEGGLSFIRVTDNGAGIEPGDMETAFQRHATSKISSSSDLFKIASLGFRGEALPSIAAVSRLECVSSIDSTGLAQRLFIEGGTVTASEPANSPQGTDMSVRDLFYNTPARLKYMKAIQTELGHITDYVYRIALAHPGIAITLKHNGSVLLRTLGTGDRLQVIAAVYGTNTAKAMLKVEGETSDYDLRGYISKPELTRANRNGMTVIVNGRYIRSHAVNQAILQAYHTLLPINRFPIVVLEIGMHPSLLDVNVHPSKMEVRFSKENELRTLVEQAVKGALGQVRHIPGPAEKPEREKPLFVQDAISFHRPDPLSMPWGQERSPSNSNGSGAQDSSSHLPGGSVNPGRPAGLSTSAANTGSSFNSSFPQPPKRDYVPSDATERLYKPAEQRETSVREAAAPWEQAAPALQAAEETSAPPPAPDSERPVGEASERPDGTPAFPDLYWIGQLHGTYIVAQAEEGLYLIDQHAAHERINYEYYFRKFGNPQAASQQLLVPLTLEFTSGEAEQLRGMIGLFQEAGVELEPFGAQTFLVRAYPEWFPQGEEQAIIEEMAELLLSERKSVNIAKLREKAAIMCSCKASIKANDRKTREEGEALLARLAACNQPYTCPHGRPIVVHLSTYQLEKMFKRVMS; this is translated from the coding sequence ATGGGGAAAATCCAGGTATTGGATGAGCAGCTTGCCAACCAGATTGCAGCAGGAGAGGTCGTAGAACGGCCTGCGTCCGTCATCAAGGAGCTGGTCGAGAACGCGATTGATGCCGGAAGCTCCGTTATCGATATTACGATAGAAGAAGGCGGATTGTCGTTTATTCGCGTCACCGATAACGGCGCGGGCATTGAGCCGGGGGATATGGAAACCGCGTTTCAACGGCATGCAACGAGTAAAATCTCGTCCAGCAGCGATTTGTTCAAAATCGCAAGTCTTGGCTTCCGCGGAGAAGCGCTGCCGAGTATTGCAGCCGTATCTCGGCTCGAATGCGTATCGTCGATCGATTCTACAGGCTTGGCCCAGCGCCTATTTATAGAAGGCGGAACGGTTACGGCAAGTGAGCCTGCCAATTCTCCTCAAGGCACCGATATGTCGGTGCGGGATTTGTTTTACAACACGCCGGCAAGGCTGAAGTATATGAAAGCCATCCAGACGGAGCTTGGACATATAACCGATTACGTATACCGGATTGCCTTGGCGCATCCGGGAATAGCGATCACGCTGAAGCATAACGGCTCGGTGCTGCTTCGGACGCTTGGCACGGGAGACAGACTGCAAGTTATTGCGGCCGTGTATGGAACGAATACGGCTAAGGCGATGCTGAAGGTGGAAGGCGAGACGTCGGATTACGATTTGCGCGGTTATATATCGAAGCCGGAGCTGACGCGGGCGAACCGCAACGGCATGACCGTGATCGTGAACGGCCGCTATATCCGCAGCCACGCGGTCAATCAGGCCATTCTGCAGGCTTATCATACGCTGCTGCCAATCAATCGATTCCCCATTGTGGTATTAGAGATCGGCATGCATCCAAGCCTGCTTGACGTGAACGTACATCCATCCAAGATGGAAGTCCGGTTCAGTAAGGAAAATGAGCTGAGAACATTGGTAGAGCAGGCGGTAAAAGGAGCGCTCGGACAGGTCCGGCATATTCCTGGGCCGGCTGAGAAGCCGGAGCGGGAGAAGCCGCTGTTCGTCCAGGATGCGATTTCCTTCCACCGGCCCGATCCGCTGTCCATGCCTTGGGGGCAGGAACGGAGCCCATCCAATTCTAACGGATCCGGAGCTCAGGACAGTTCTTCTCATTTGCCGGGAGGCAGCGTTAACCCAGGCAGGCCAGCCGGATTGTCAACGTCCGCAGCTAACACGGGCTCATCTTTTAATTCGTCCTTCCCGCAGCCTCCGAAGCGTGATTATGTGCCTTCGGATGCGACGGAGCGTCTGTACAAGCCTGCCGAGCAGCGTGAAACATCCGTGCGTGAAGCGGCGGCACCATGGGAGCAAGCCGCTCCTGCGCTTCAGGCGGCGGAGGAAACGTCAGCACCGCCTCCGGCCCCGGATTCAGAGCGGCCTGTGGGAGAGGCTAGCGAGCGGCCGGACGGTACGCCGGCCTTCCCGGACTTGTACTGGATTGGGCAGCTTCACGGCACGTATATTGTTGCGCAGGCTGAGGAAGGGCTGTATCTGATCGACCAGCATGCGGCTCACGAACGCATTAATTACGAATATTACTTCCGGAAGTTCGGCAACCCGCAAGCAGCCAGCCAGCAGCTGCTGGTTCCGCTCACCTTGGAATTTACCTCCGGCGAAGCGGAGCAGCTGCGCGGCATGATCGGTTTATTCCAGGAAGCAGGCGTTGAGCTGGAGCCATTTGGAGCGCAGACTTTTCTTGTGCGTGCTTATCCGGAATGGTTCCCTCAAGGCGAGGAGCAGGCCATAATCGAGGAAATGGCAGAATTGCTGCTAAGCGAGCGCAAATCCGTTAATATTGCGAAGCTTAGGGAAAAAGCGGCGATTATGTGCTCCTGCAAAGCTTCGATTAAAGCCAACGACCGGAAGACCCGGGAAGAGGGAGAAGCGCTGCTGGCTCGCCTTGCGGCCTGTAATCAGCCCTATACCTGTCCGCATGGCCGTCCGATTGTGGTTCATCTTTCGACTTATCAGCTTGAAAAAATGTTTAAACGGGTGATGTCATGA
- a CDS encoding class I SAM-dependent methyltransferase, which yields MIVTTSDKPSQRALATAKRLAGELSAPYVSRGKQTLRQMAERMEEIRLIVVTEKEVRYYDGQTESPLYFHPSMAFVRVKRLRRGESDPLLDLTRCKPGDSVIDCTAGFAADSLVFSYAAGESGAVTAIESEPILCAVVREGLAGYQTGLPDVDAAMRRISMINDNHADYLAGLPDNSVDIVFFDPMFRQPIHESNAMEPLRKLANDSALTEKAVQEAIRVARKTVVMKEHRESGEFERLGFERRHVNTSKIAYGVIEVAGSSI from the coding sequence ATGATTGTAACAACCTCCGATAAGCCGTCTCAGCGGGCTTTAGCGACCGCCAAACGGCTTGCGGGAGAGCTATCCGCTCCGTACGTTTCGCGAGGCAAACAAACGCTTCGTCAGATGGCGGAGAGGATGGAGGAGATCCGTCTTATCGTTGTAACGGAGAAGGAAGTACGCTATTACGACGGACAGACGGAGTCGCCGCTCTATTTTCATCCCAGCATGGCTTTTGTAAGGGTGAAGAGACTGCGTCGCGGAGAAAGCGACCCGTTGCTTGATCTGACGCGGTGCAAGCCGGGAGACAGCGTTATAGACTGTACCGCCGGGTTTGCCGCGGATTCTCTTGTATTCTCGTATGCAGCAGGTGAATCGGGAGCGGTGACCGCGATAGAAAGCGAACCCATCTTGTGCGCGGTCGTGCGCGAAGGATTGGCCGGCTATCAAACCGGCTTGCCGGACGTGGATGCAGCCATGCGCAGAATTAGCATGATCAACGATAATCATGCCGATTATTTGGCGGGACTTCCGGACAATAGCGTAGATATCGTATTCTTCGACCCGATGTTCCGCCAGCCGATTCATGAATCCAACGCCATGGAGCCGCTGCGCAAGCTGGCTAACGACAGTGCGCTGACGGAGAAAGCCGTGCAGGAAGCAATCAGGGTCGCGCGCAAGACCGTCGTGATGAAGGAGCACCGCGAGAGCGGGGAATTCGAACGGCTTGGATTCGAACGGCGGCATGTGAATACGTCGAAAATAGCTTATGGAGTGATAGAGGTTGCAGGAAGCAGCATATAA
- the miaA gene encoding tRNA (adenosine(37)-N6)-dimethylallyltransferase MiaA codes for MQEAAYKERKQPLLVLVGPTAVGKTQLSLDLAKAWNAEIISGDSMQVYKEMDIGTAKLPLAERQGIAHHLIDICEPDVAYSVADFQVHCKEAIADISARGKLPFIVGGTGLYVESVCYGFEFNENGSDPAFRDEQERYAEEHGAEALHARLAEVDPKSAERLHPNDQRRIIRALEIFHLSGEMMSAQLERQKKESPYELCIIGLTMDRKVLYSRIEQRVDQMLEDGLVEEVRGLLDRGVTEDSLAMQGLGYKEIVMYLRGDCTLEAAVELLKRDTRRFAKRQLSWFRHMKDIEWIDMGENFHNNLRRIHGIIAGKFQVNLEYTSNQSFLDGGNVQ; via the coding sequence TTGCAGGAAGCAGCATATAAGGAACGCAAGCAGCCGCTGCTTGTTCTGGTAGGACCGACGGCTGTAGGCAAAACACAGCTCAGCCTCGATCTCGCCAAAGCATGGAATGCCGAGATTATATCCGGCGATTCGATGCAGGTGTATAAGGAGATGGATATCGGCACGGCCAAGCTTCCGTTAGCCGAGCGGCAGGGGATTGCCCATCATCTGATCGATATTTGCGAGCCTGACGTGGCCTATTCCGTCGCGGATTTTCAGGTGCATTGCAAGGAGGCGATTGCCGATATCTCGGCAAGGGGAAAGCTTCCTTTTATCGTAGGAGGTACCGGGCTCTACGTTGAATCAGTATGCTATGGCTTTGAATTTAACGAAAACGGCTCAGATCCCGCATTTCGGGACGAGCAGGAGCGTTATGCGGAGGAGCACGGTGCGGAAGCTCTTCATGCCAGGCTTGCGGAGGTAGATCCGAAGTCCGCTGAGCGTCTGCATCCGAATGACCAGCGCCGTATTATCCGCGCGCTTGAAATCTTTCATCTGTCCGGCGAGATGATGTCGGCCCAGTTGGAAAGACAGAAAAAAGAATCGCCCTACGAATTGTGTATAATAGGTCTCACTATGGATAGGAAAGTACTATACTCGCGTATCGAACAGAGGGTCGATCAAATGCTGGAGGATGGACTCGTCGAGGAAGTAAGAGGACTGCTGGACCGCGGCGTGACGGAGGATAGCCTTGCCATGCAAGGGCTTGGCTACAAGGAAATTGTCATGTACCTGCGCGGCGATTGTACGCTTGAGGCGGCGGTAGAGCTGCTGAAAAGGGATACGAGAAGGTTCGCCAAACGCCAGCTTTCCTGGTTCCGGCACATGAAGGATATCGAGTGGATCGACATGGGGGAAAATTTTCACAACAATTTACGGCGGATTCATGGTATAATAGCAGGAAAGTTTCAAGTCAATCTTGAATATACTTCTAATCAATCTTTTTTAGACGGGGGTAACGTCCAATGA
- the hfq gene encoding RNA chaperone Hfq, translated as MNKSINIQDTFLNQLRKDNIPVTVFLMNGFQIRGVIKAFDNFTIIIDSEGRQQMVYKHAISTFTPQRNVSLMQDNSASEA; from the coding sequence ATGAACAAATCGATCAATATTCAAGATACTTTCTTGAACCAACTGCGTAAAGACAACATTCCGGTTACGGTTTTCTTAATGAACGGCTTTCAGATCAGAGGCGTTATTAAAGCGTTCGATAACTTTACGATCATCATTGACAGCGAAGGCCGTCAGCAAATGGTGTACAAGCACGCGATTTCGACGTTTACTCCGCAGCGTAACGTATCATTAATGCAAGACAACAGTGCTTCGGAAGCATAG
- a CDS encoding penicillin-binding protein 1A, translating to MAEQPRRSKQKEMKRGTVKKKKRMTPRKWFFAFFFTIVFAIVCGIIGYLFITLNGERILTENADKLELGEASIIYDADGKEVTKLYDASANREIAEYDEMPKLLLDAFVATEDQRFYEHSGIDFFSIGRAVVKDVIARSKVEGASTITQQLAKNIFLTADKTFFRKATEASIAVALENKYSKQEILTMYLNRITFGKGIYGIKGAADYYFDTDLKDLKLWQIATLAGMPKAPNRYNPINDPESSMTRRAVVLKLMYDQKLITQQEMEEAKAVVYEPPANIDQKKSDPYKAYVDYVIEEAVKVMPGMTEDELRIGGYRIYTSLNTTAQQAVEKEFADDSNFEKSPDDQKAQGAMIIMDHRDGTIQAMSGGRDYVRKGLNRVEVKRQPGSSFKPIVSYGPALESGDYYPWTVLNQDSQKCFGDYCPRDPHGAAPVTMQQAIKESRNLAAVWTLNQVGIGNGIAFAKKLGIELAPEDRNLAIALGGLTQGVTPMQMAEAYSVFANGGKSVDPHTITKIETAANKKVYTYHAPAAKQLMKPETAWYMTQMMQTVLESGGTGTGARIDRPVAGKTGTSQHGIPNFNSSANRDAWFVGYTPEWTAAVWMGYDKTDKQHVIKKSSSQAAAMFGKVMKQAMKNVPKSSFKQPEGIKQEVKEQAPVTNFNAVFLEDQAKVQLSWTAPENSKGVTYRVYRKDSEQSQFSVFVDVANPTVDDMTVFPGMKYQYYVVAYNSEEDKESKPSETITIDVPETEVDIPEQPMEPDQPSDGELPGDGNNGGEISPPPSTDPNQPVESETPGNGGTVSPGPGNNGNGTGNGNGNGTVGPDQGAGGPVESTDPGTGNGTVTGKGTTDKNEAGSAGGKA from the coding sequence ATGGCTGAACAACCAAGACGAAGCAAACAAAAGGAGATGAAGCGAGGGACCGTCAAGAAAAAGAAAAGAATGACGCCCCGTAAATGGTTTTTTGCATTTTTCTTCACCATCGTGTTTGCGATCGTCTGCGGAATCATCGGTTATTTGTTTATTACCTTGAATGGCGAACGGATCTTGACGGAAAATGCAGATAAACTTGAACTCGGCGAAGCGTCCATTATATACGATGCGGACGGCAAAGAGGTTACTAAGTTGTACGACGCTAGCGCGAACAGGGAAATTGCCGAATACGACGAGATGCCGAAGCTGCTCCTTGATGCTTTCGTTGCGACGGAGGATCAGAGGTTCTACGAGCATTCCGGGATTGACTTCTTCTCCATTGGACGTGCCGTAGTGAAGGACGTTATCGCGAGAAGCAAAGTGGAAGGCGCAAGTACCATCACCCAGCAGCTGGCGAAAAATATATTTTTGACCGCAGACAAAACCTTCTTCCGCAAAGCGACGGAGGCTTCCATCGCGGTAGCGCTTGAGAATAAATATTCCAAGCAGGAAATTTTGACGATGTACCTGAATCGGATTACTTTCGGTAAAGGGATCTACGGTATCAAAGGCGCCGCGGATTATTATTTCGATACGGATCTTAAAGATTTGAAGCTATGGCAGATCGCAACGCTTGCGGGAATGCCGAAAGCGCCAAACCGCTACAATCCGATTAATGACCCCGAATCTTCGATGACACGGCGGGCCGTCGTTTTGAAGCTGATGTATGATCAAAAACTGATCACGCAGCAGGAGATGGAGGAAGCGAAAGCGGTTGTTTATGAGCCGCCGGCTAACATCGATCAAAAGAAAAGCGATCCTTACAAAGCTTATGTCGATTACGTAATCGAAGAAGCGGTTAAAGTTATGCCTGGAATGACCGAGGACGAGCTTCGTATTGGCGGCTACCGCATTTATACGTCTCTCAACACGACAGCGCAGCAAGCGGTCGAGAAAGAATTCGCGGATGACAGCAACTTCGAGAAAAGCCCGGATGATCAGAAGGCGCAAGGCGCCATGATTATCATGGACCATCGCGACGGAACCATTCAGGCGATGTCCGGAGGACGTGATTACGTCCGTAAAGGACTTAACCGCGTCGAGGTCAAGCGTCAGCCTGGTTCTTCGTTTAAACCGATCGTATCTTACGGTCCTGCGCTGGAATCCGGGGACTATTATCCTTGGACGGTTCTTAATCAGGATTCGCAAAAATGCTTTGGAGACTATTGCCCAAGGGATCCGCACGGCGCGGCACCGGTAACGATGCAGCAGGCGATTAAGGAATCCCGCAACCTGGCGGCCGTATGGACGCTTAACCAGGTTGGAATCGGCAATGGTATTGCCTTTGCCAAGAAGCTAGGCATCGAGCTGGCTCCGGAAGACCGCAACCTTGCGATTGCGCTCGGCGGTCTGACTCAAGGGGTAACGCCGATGCAAATGGCGGAAGCCTACAGCGTATTCGCAAACGGCGGCAAATCGGTTGATCCTCATACGATTACGAAGATTGAGACCGCTGCGAATAAGAAGGTATATACGTACCACGCGCCGGCTGCGAAGCAGCTGATGAAGCCGGAGACAGCCTGGTATATGACTCAGATGATGCAGACCGTTCTCGAAAGCGGCGGTACGGGGACGGGAGCCCGAATTGACCGTCCGGTAGCGGGCAAAACGGGAACGTCCCAACACGGTATTCCTAACTTTAACTCCAGTGCGAACAGGGATGCCTGGTTCGTGGGCTACACGCCGGAATGGACCGCTGCCGTCTGGATGGGCTATGATAAAACCGACAAGCAGCATGTCATCAAAAAGAGCAGCTCGCAGGCTGCCGCAATGTTCGGCAAGGTAATGAAGCAGGCGATGAAGAACGTACCGAAGTCCTCGTTCAAGCAGCCTGAAGGCATCAAGCAGGAAGTGAAGGAGCAAGCGCCGGTAACGAACTTTAATGCGGTGTTCCTGGAAGACCAGGCGAAGGTTCAGTTATCCTGGACTGCGCCGGAAAACAGCAAAGGCGTAACTTATCGCGTATACCGCAAAGACTCGGAGCAATCGCAATTCTCCGTATTCGTAGACGTAGCTAATCCAACGGTAGACGATATGACCGTCTTCCCTGGCATGAAATATCAATACTACGTTGTTGCCTATAACTCGGAAGAAGATAAGGAAAGCAAGCCTTCGGAGACAATTACGATTGACGTGCCGGAGACCGAAGTGGATATTCCGGAACAGCCTATGGAGCCGGATCAGCCGTCTGACGGCGAGCTTCCGGGCGACGGCAATAACGGAGGAGAAATATCGCCTCCGCCATCCACGGATCCGAATCAGCCGGTCGAGTCGGAGACGCCTGGCAATGGAGGTACGGTGTCGCCGGGCCCTGGAAATAACGGGAACGGAACAGGCAACGGAAATGGCAACGGAACTGTGGGCCCTGACCAAGGTGCGGGAGGACCGGTCGAATCGACCGATCCCGGCACCGGGAACGGTACGGTAACGGGTAAGGGAACCACTGATAAAAACGAAGCCGGAAGTGCAGGCGGCAAAGCGTAA
- a CDS encoding peptidylprolyl isomerase — MGKLGKFSWSIIIIAAVAVLLTSCGSSSGSSGLKWDKMPEMSISLNKQYTAKFSTSKGDFTVKLYAEESPVTVNNFVFLARNGYYDGLTFNSIIESFMIQGGDPKGDGTGNPGYSIPDEFDTSLKFEPGIMAMMNGGKPNSGGSQFFICTGPDSLNLNQTPTYSIFGKVDTGMDTVLEIAKTPVNDKHVPKDKVIIKSVTIVET; from the coding sequence ATGGGCAAGCTGGGGAAGTTTAGCTGGAGCATCATCATCATCGCAGCAGTAGCCGTATTGTTAACCAGCTGCGGATCATCTAGCGGCTCGTCCGGACTGAAATGGGATAAGATGCCGGAGATGTCGATCAGTCTAAACAAGCAGTACACCGCGAAGTTTTCGACCAGCAAAGGCGATTTCACCGTAAAGCTATACGCGGAGGAATCGCCGGTAACGGTCAACAATTTTGTATTTCTTGCGCGTAACGGATATTACGATGGCCTTACGTTTAACAGCATTATCGAATCGTTTATGATTCAAGGCGGAGATCCTAAGGGCGATGGAACAGGCAATCCCGGCTACTCGATACCGGATGAATTTGATACCAGCCTGAAATTCGAACCGGGTATCATGGCCATGATGAACGGCGGGAAGCCGAATTCGGGAGGCAGTCAGTTTTTTATCTGTACGGGACCTGACTCTTTGAATCTGAACCAGACACCTACGTATTCCATCTTTGGCAAGGTTGACACCGGAATGGATACGGTTCTGGAAATTGCGAAGACACCGGTAAACGACAAGCATGTACCGAAAGATAAGGTCATTATCAAATCAGTTACAATCGTGGAGACGTAA
- a CDS encoding DUF402 domain-containing protein yields MKRKFSDRANWRRIIRKSYNCLALDNDEFKGLVTFYRIHELREPLWKEYNGRRLCLADRGYLWMQHFPRGEHFVVTTMFDDKGRVVQWYIDICKTQGLTDQHVPWFDDLYLDVVVLPSGEVFLLDEDELEEALRDGEVTGKEAALARKTAGRLLSSIRNGRFRYFTLSLKHRKSLTERELRES; encoded by the coding sequence ATGAAACGAAAATTTTCAGACCGGGCAAACTGGCGTCGCATTATACGCAAAAGCTACAATTGTCTGGCACTCGACAATGATGAATTCAAAGGTCTAGTTACGTTCTACCGGATTCATGAGTTGCGTGAGCCGCTTTGGAAGGAATATAACGGGCGGCGTTTATGTCTGGCGGACCGCGGGTATTTATGGATGCAGCATTTTCCGCGGGGCGAGCATTTTGTCGTAACAACGATGTTTGACGATAAGGGCCGAGTGGTGCAATGGTACATTGATATTTGCAAAACACAGGGGCTGACAGATCAGCATGTGCCTTGGTTTGACGACCTTTATCTGGATGTGGTTGTACTGCCAAGCGGGGAAGTTTTTCTTCTCGATGAGGATGAGCTGGAGGAAGCTCTCCGTGACGGAGAGGTAACAGGGAAAGAAGCGGCGCTCGCCCGCAAGACAGCAGGGAGATTGCTTTCCAGTATCCGGAACGGCAGGTTCCGGTATTTCACGCTCAGCTTGAAGCATCGCAAAAGCTTGACGGAGAGAGAGCTAAGAGAATCATGA